One window of Paenibacillus sp. FSL K6-3182 genomic DNA carries:
- a CDS encoding DHA2 family efflux MFS transporter permease subunit: protein MASASKKAAPAGDPMSMRNIIAPLIAIIVGMFMVILDGTAMNVAMPGLMADFKSSMSLVQWTITGYALAQAAVIPLAGWMSDRFGAKQVFLFSIIMFTIGSGLCALATTAEQLIVFRIIQGLGGGMVAPIAMAFTFRLSPPGKQGAVMGMIGIPMLLAPALGPVVAGWLVDYVSWHWIFIINLPIGVIAVIVGLRTLPKIERKHVPSLDFLGMIFAPLAFASLAYGVSSAGGGEGGAGSGWTSPEALIGMIVGGISLILFIIIELKRKEPLLELRVFKSSNFTRGIILQWIVQIALFGTLFLIPIFLQIAKGYSAFDTGLILLPQALAAGIFMPIGGKLFDRFGARPIVIAGLSIVTIAGFILSQLSTDTTLLTLMIPIALLGAGMGLSMMPLNTHIMQSAPKELVSRVTSLTAAAQQVMTSFAIAGLSTILASRVEHYSVTNPGPNVVYSSYGDTFFILASISIVGALTAFLLRRPKQEDGTNAENKPEVSMMMGH, encoded by the coding sequence ATGGCTTCAGCTTCAAAAAAAGCAGCACCTGCTGGTGATCCGATGTCCATGCGCAATATTATTGCACCGCTGATTGCCATTATCGTCGGTATGTTCATGGTTATTTTGGACGGCACCGCAATGAATGTCGCTATGCCAGGCTTAATGGCCGACTTCAAAAGCTCGATGTCGCTTGTTCAGTGGACCATTACGGGTTATGCACTTGCACAGGCTGCTGTTATTCCGCTTGCGGGATGGATGTCAGATCGTTTTGGCGCCAAACAAGTCTTTTTGTTCTCAATCATTATGTTTACGATTGGTTCCGGTCTTTGTGCATTAGCAACAACCGCTGAACAGCTTATCGTATTCCGTATCATTCAAGGTCTTGGCGGCGGTATGGTTGCTCCAATCGCAATGGCCTTTACCTTTAGACTCAGCCCTCCTGGCAAACAAGGAGCAGTTATGGGTATGATCGGTATTCCAATGCTGTTAGCTCCCGCTCTTGGACCTGTAGTAGCAGGCTGGCTCGTTGATTATGTATCTTGGCATTGGATATTTATTATCAATCTACCGATTGGTGTCATTGCCGTTATCGTAGGGCTTCGCACCTTGCCAAAAATTGAACGCAAACATGTTCCTTCCCTAGACTTTTTAGGTATGATTTTTGCCCCACTTGCTTTTGCCAGTCTTGCTTATGGCGTAAGCTCTGCTGGCGGCGGTGAAGGCGGCGCAGGCAGCGGCTGGACCTCGCCTGAAGCTTTGATCGGTATGATCGTAGGCGGTATTTCGCTTATCCTCTTCATCATCATAGAACTGAAGCGCAAGGAGCCTTTGCTTGAGCTTCGCGTCTTTAAATCAAGCAATTTCACACGCGGCATTATTTTGCAGTGGATTGTTCAAATCGCATTATTCGGAACATTATTCTTAATTCCGATTTTCTTGCAAATCGCCAAAGGTTACTCCGCATTTGATACTGGACTTATTTTGCTTCCACAAGCTTTAGCGGCAGGTATTTTCATGCCGATCGGCGGCAAGCTATTTGACCGTTTCGGTGCTCGTCCAATCGTCATTGCCGGTTTATCCATTGTTACGATTGCAGGCTTCATCCTTAGCCAGCTTTCAACGGACACGACTCTTCTCACTCTTATGATTCCGATTGCTCTTCTCGGTGCAGGTATGGGCTTGTCGATGATGCCGCTTAACACACATATTATGCAATCCGCTCCTAAGGAGCTCGTTAGCCGCGTAACCTCGCTGACCGCAGCTGCGCAGCAGGTTATGACTTCCTTTGCAATCGCTGGCTTGTCGACGATTCTCGCTAGCAGAGTAGAGCATTACAGTGTAACTAACCCAGGACCAAATGTAGTATACTCCTCTTACGGGGATACGTTCTTCATCTTGGCATCCATTTCAATCGTTGGCGCCCTCACAGCCTTCCTGCTTCGCAGACCGAAGCAAGAAGATGGCACCAATGCTGAGAATAAACCTGAAGTATCCATGATGATGGGACATTAA
- a CDS encoding TetR/AcrR family transcriptional regulator: protein MTAPENSRTKQALSKAILRTANHLFTEHGVESVSMHQIAKSVGIGQGTLYRRYSNKGDLCMDMMKENFEIFINEIDAYLTEGAMLSVHERLSGVMCKIIAFIDKESKWLGVMQSFNKIELEHPKGDFFQSPPYLYLHSVLRGLLEEAMEKEQIKPVDPCYAAHSFISIQSPHTFRQLRYVMGYTCEEIQDRFCKTFIDPLFR from the coding sequence ATGACTGCACCAGAAAACAGCAGAACGAAACAAGCGCTCAGCAAAGCGATTTTGCGTACGGCTAATCACTTGTTTACGGAGCATGGGGTAGAATCGGTCAGTATGCATCAAATCGCCAAATCAGTCGGTATTGGACAAGGCACCTTGTACCGGAGGTATTCAAACAAAGGTGATTTGTGTATGGATATGATGAAAGAGAATTTTGAAATTTTCATCAATGAGATCGACGCGTATTTGACAGAAGGGGCTATGCTGTCCGTACATGAGCGATTGAGCGGAGTAATGTGCAAAATTATAGCGTTTATCGATAAGGAATCGAAATGGCTTGGCGTGATGCAATCTTTTAATAAAATCGAACTTGAACATCCTAAAGGTGATTTTTTCCAATCACCGCCTTATCTATATTTGCATAGTGTCCTGCGCGGCTTGCTTGAGGAAGCAATGGAGAAAGAGCAAATTAAGCCTGTTGATCCTTGTTATGCTGCACATTCCTTTATATCCATTCAATCCCCGCATACGTTTAGGCAATTGCGGTACGTGATGGGCTACACTTGTGAAGAAATACAGGATCGGTTTTGCAAGACATTTATTGATCCTTTATTTCGTTAA
- the dnaN gene encoding DNA polymerase III subunit beta yields the protein MLVEVRQQSLHIGLQHIAAGLALRAVSPILSGIKIQAGAHGLSLTACNASMALQYIIPCHCDQLKIDKEGSTVIPARLLLDIVRSFSTESKVKLAELKHNFIHIESDYSIYSLATMDVSQFPDMRSLENKAKFQIDNIAFKKIVKQVSFAASTSESKPILTGISCQTINGKLRLSATDGVRLATSTSNLSENSSDSVPFVIPAKHLSDYSKMLSDGSSKTQITISDHVISFNTLNFSMQSLLIQGTFPVVERLVPQTFSTEITMNTAPFLRAVQRVSLLVSDTHAIGMRISSCEVELFAAAAEIGDVSEKFAINPIFGEPLVVFFNGKYMRDILQAIDSTQVLLRFTGKNKPILVRPTNNEDTLYIISPVLTAHQL from the coding sequence ATGCTTGTTGAAGTGAGACAGCAATCGTTGCATATTGGACTTCAGCATATTGCTGCTGGTTTGGCATTAAGAGCAGTTTCCCCTATTCTTTCAGGCATTAAAATTCAAGCCGGAGCCCATGGTCTTTCTCTCACAGCCTGCAATGCATCTATGGCTCTTCAATATATTATCCCTTGTCATTGTGACCAGCTTAAAATTGATAAAGAAGGAAGTACAGTTATCCCCGCTCGTCTTTTGCTCGATATTGTCCGTAGTTTTTCAACTGAAAGCAAAGTAAAACTCGCAGAGTTAAAACATAATTTTATACATATTGAATCAGATTATTCTATATACAGTCTGGCTACAATGGATGTTTCACAATTTCCAGATATGCGCAGCTTGGAGAATAAAGCTAAATTTCAAATCGATAATATAGCGTTTAAAAAGATTGTGAAGCAAGTTTCGTTTGCAGCTTCCACTTCTGAATCGAAACCGATATTGACAGGAATTTCTTGTCAAACCATTAATGGAAAGCTGAGGCTTTCTGCTACCGATGGCGTTCGACTTGCTACAAGCACCTCAAATCTAAGTGAAAACAGCTCAGATTCAGTTCCGTTTGTTATTCCAGCAAAACATTTGTCCGATTATTCCAAAATGTTGTCAGATGGATCTAGCAAAACACAAATTACGATTTCAGACCATGTCATTTCCTTCAACACATTAAATTTCAGTATGCAATCGCTGCTTATTCAAGGAACATTTCCTGTAGTTGAAAGATTGGTGCCACAAACCTTTTCAACCGAAATAACGATGAACACTGCTCCTTTTCTTCGGGCCGTCCAACGCGTCAGCTTGCTCGTTAGTGATACACATGCCATCGGGATGCGCATTTCATCTTGTGAAGTCGAATTATTTGCAGCAGCAGCTGAGATAGGCGATGTCTCGGAAAAGTTCGCCATTAACCCTATTTTTGGTGAGCCGCTTGTTGTTTTTTTCAATGGAAAATATATGAGAGATATTTTGCAAGCGATTGACAGCACACAAGTGTTGTTGCGATTTACAGGAAAAAATAAACCGATCTTAGTTAGGCCGACCAACAACGAAGATACACTATACATTATTTCTCCAGTACTGACTGCGCATCAGCTATAA
- a CDS encoding CopG family transcriptional regulator — MAGKKIKIAVPDKEGQVSIMFSRGGPRVGAGRKGIGETKKISLTLTNEIWSELENRCKTSGLSRSEVIRGIIESSLNTHDKLL; from the coding sequence ATGGCTGGAAAAAAGATCAAAATTGCTGTGCCCGACAAAGAAGGACAGGTTTCCATCATGTTTTCCCGTGGAGGACCTCGTGTTGGAGCCGGAAGAAAGGGAATTGGGGAGACTAAAAAAATATCGTTAACGCTCACCAATGAGATCTGGAGCGAGCTTGAAAATCGGTGCAAAACATCTGGTCTCTCCCGATCTGAAGTAATTCGCGGAATAATAGAGTCATCATTAAATACACACGACAAATTATTGTAA